In Bacteroides coprosuis DSM 18011, the following are encoded in one genomic region:
- a CDS encoding sugar O-acyltransferase, sialic acid O-acetyltransferase NeuD family (COGs: COG0663 Carbonic anhydrase/acetyltransferase isoleucine patch superfamily~InterPro IPR020019:IPR001451~KEGG: bfs:BF0750 putative acetyltransferase~SPTR: Putative uncharacterized protein;~TIGRFAM: Sialic acid O-acyltransferase, NeuD~IMG reference gene:2504107570~PFAM: Bacterial transferase hexapeptide (three repeats)~TIGRFAM: sugar O-acyltransferase, sialic acid O-acetyltransferase NeuD family) codes for MYLYGASGHAKVVIDIAEALNIPIQGLFDDNEAISQLLNYSVYPSSSIQKNMEMIISIGNNEIRSRLAQKYQAKYLSLIHPSAIVSPHAMIGEGTVIMQGAVLQVEVEVGNHSIINTACSIDHECKIANFVHISPNSTLCGNVQVGEGSWIGAGTTILPGVKIGKWCTIGAGSVVSKDIPDYSLAVGNRCKILKTLK; via the coding sequence ATGTATTTATATGGAGCAAGTGGACATGCAAAAGTGGTTATAGACATAGCAGAAGCATTAAATATACCTATTCAAGGATTATTTGATGATAATGAAGCAATCTCACAACTGTTAAATTACTCGGTTTACCCATCGTCGTCTATCCAAAAAAATATGGAGATGATTATAAGTATTGGTAATAATGAGATTAGAAGTCGATTAGCTCAAAAGTATCAAGCAAAATATTTAAGCTTGATACATCCTAGTGCTATTGTATCACCACATGCTATGATAGGTGAGGGTACGGTCATTATGCAGGGTGCCGTATTACAAGTAGAGGTTGAAGTAGGAAATCATTCTATTATAAATACAGCTTGTAGTATAGATCATGAATGTAAAATAGCTAATTTTGTACATATATCTCCAAATAGTACACTTTGTGGAAATGTGCAGGTAGGAGAAGGCTCGTGGATAGGTGCAGGTACTACTATTTTGCCAGGTGTAAAAATAGGTAAGTGGTGTACGATAGGTGCGGGATCTGTGGTTTCAAAAGATATTCCCGACTATTCATTAGCTGTAGGTAATAGGTGTAAAATTCTTAAAAC
- a CDS encoding Undecaprenyl-phosphate galactose phosphotransferase (COGs: COG2148 Sugar transferase involved in lipopolysaccharide synthesis~InterPro IPR003362~KEGG: bfr:BF1110 putative undecaprenyl-phosphate glycosyl-1-phosphate transferase~PFAM: Bacterial sugar transferase~PRIAM: Undecaprenyl-phosphate galactose phosphotransferase~SPTR: Putative uncharacterized protein;~IMG reference gene:2504107571~PFAM: Bacterial sugar transferase), whose translation MYIYFLKRFFDFCIALIALIYISPILIVVTIWLHFANKGAGAFFTQSRPGKKGKIFKVIKFKTMTDERDEKGNLLPDVQRLTRVGKFVRSTSLDEIPQLINVLKGDMSLIGPRPLLVEYLPLYNERQAHRHDVRPGITGWAQVNGRNAISWQKKFELDVWYVKNLSFCLDLKIVCMTIQKVFKREGISSDTSVTMEPFKGN comes from the coding sequence ATGTACATATATTTTTTAAAGAGATTCTTTGATTTCTGTATTGCACTTATTGCATTAATATACATAAGCCCAATATTGATAGTGGTAACCATTTGGTTGCACTTTGCGAATAAAGGAGCAGGAGCTTTTTTTACTCAATCTCGTCCAGGTAAGAAGGGTAAGATATTTAAAGTAATTAAGTTTAAAACAATGACGGATGAGAGGGATGAAAAAGGTAACTTATTACCAGATGTACAAAGATTAACACGGGTAGGAAAGTTTGTAAGAAGTACCTCTTTAGATGAAATTCCTCAATTAATAAATGTATTAAAGGGCGATATGTCTTTAATTGGTCCACGCCCTTTGCTTGTAGAGTATTTGCCTTTGTATAACGAACGTCAAGCTCATCGTCATGATGTACGTCCTGGTATAACAGGATGGGCACAGGTTAATGGTAGAAATGCAATATCGTGGCAAAAAAAATTTGAATTAGATGTATGGTATGTGAAAAATCTTTCTTTTTGTTTAGATCTAAAGATTGTGTGTATGACCATACAAAAGGTGTTTAAAAGAGAAGGTATATCATCAGATACGAGTGTAACGATGGAACCTTTCAAAGGGAATTAA